Below is a window of Candidatus Kapaibacterium sp. DNA.
AGAGTGGGCGTACAAGTACAACGACCCCTCGGCGCTCAACGGCTACTCGTACAACCCCGGCACGGGGCTCTACGTGACCTTGGCCGGAGAGCTGGCACCCGTGAGCTTCCTCTTGCAGGCCAAGCGGATTGACAACATGGCATTCTACTCCGACCGGACGGCCTCGGGGACCGTCTCGGTGCTGAACTACCTGGCGCCCTTAAGCCGGCAGCAGACGTACCGCTTGGCAACGCTCTACCCCTACGCCACACAGCCGGGAGGGGAGATCGGGATTGCAGCGGAGGCCATCATTAGCTTGCCGGAGGAGTCCCTGCTCGGCGGCGAAGGCGGGGGCACGCTGACGCTCAGCTACAGCCGCATCCACGGGCTGGACACCGTGCACACAGGCGAGCTGCGCTATCGGAGCCGCTTCCCCGGAATCGGCAGGCAGCTCTACTTGGAAGAGTTCGTTGCTGAGCATACCGTGAGCTGGACTCCACGGCTCCGGAGCACGGTCAATCTCACGCGGCAGATCTACAACCGCGACGTCTCCGAAGGCGTGCGCGGCTACGGGCTTATCTGGACTTGGATTGCCATCGCCGACGTCGCGTACACATTCGCGCCGCGGCAGACCGTGCGTGCGGAGCTGCAGCACCTCTGGACCCGCCAAGACCGTGGCCGCTGGCTCTTTGCCCTACTGGAGTACTCGCTGGCGCCGCGCTTGGCCGTGACCGTGTGGGACGAGTACAACTACGGCAATCCCGACCGCAGCGCTCGCTTCCACTACCCTGGCGCGGCCGTGACGCTCCTCCTCCAACGCTTCAAGCTGGCGCTGGGCTACGGGCGGCAGCGGGCGGGGATCGTCTGCGTCGGAGGGGTCTGCCGCTACATGCCCGCTGCAAACGGGCTGAGCCTCAGCGTGACGGCAACACTGTAGCATGCCCCGCCGACTCTCGCTCCCATTGCAGATCGTGC
It encodes the following:
- a CDS encoding DUF6029 family protein; this translates as MRPLRHLGLLSTLLSYVAFGQAGASLSGGVQLELRSYRADSAIGAPAVPERLGLNAYVPLSYRLGAFSVSLRYEAYLQPLQGYDRRYAGSGIAFRSLEYQDELFQLTVGGFYEQFGSGMVLRAYEERLLGIDNGLEGVRLRYNGPGIRLTGFVARQRRFFEWTGLVRGADVELNPSAWGIGTPLSWQLGASVVSKYQPDTDPLYRLPENVLAYALRGSWQWESWRLTAEWAYKYNDPSALNGYSYNPGTGLYVTLAGELAPVSFLLQAKRIDNMAFYSDRTASGTVSVLNYLAPLSRQQTYRLATLYPYATQPGGEIGIAAEAIISLPEESLLGGEGGGTLTLSYSRIHGLDTVHTGELRYRSRFPGIGRQLYLEEFVAEHTVSWTPRLRSTVNLTRQIYNRDVSEGVRGYGLIWTWIAIADVAYTFAPRQTVRAELQHLWTRQDRGRWLFALLEYSLAPRLAVTVWDEYNYGNPDRSARFHYPGAAVTLLLQRFKLALGYGRQRAGIVCVGGVCRYMPAANGLSLSVTATL